The Oleispira antarctica RB-8 genome contains the following window.
TACTTATTTCTGATTCTACACAGTAGAGTTTTTTTCCATCTAAACTGTAACAGCCATGTCCATGCATATGACGGTTTTTTGCACTGGTGAAGGAGCCGTCTATTGTTCCTGTTGAGCTATTAAAGCGAATACCTTGAGTACCAGGGCGACGAGAAAACATAATTATTTGCTCGGTTAGTATCGGATTTTGGCATAAACCATGGCCTCGAAAACTACTCAGTAATTGATCGCTTGATGTGTGCTTAGGATCAACCCAGCCTAGGCCATATTGTTTTTCATGACGCCCCTGCGCTGATATAAACATCTCGCTATCTTGCGTATTGTTAGCACTAAACCAACTTAAATCAAAAGCGCTATGACTCAACATGGGAGCCGATGCGCCTAAGCTGATTAAGCTGCGAGAAAATGCACGACGTGATACTTGGAGCTTGGTCTTTAAAAATTTCATTTTATAGCGACTTCATTTTATAAAGAGTTCACAAATTTAATCAGAGCTTCTCGCTCAGTTTTAACGAGCTGAATAAAGCGAGCTTTTGTCAGGCTTGCTTCACCACCATGCCAGAGTATTGCTTCTTCTACCGTACGTGCTCGTCCATCATGTAATAAAGCATTACTACCATTTACTTGTTGCAATAACCCCACTCCCCATAAAGGTGCCGTACGCCATTCATGACCGGTAGCTAAAAAATCAGGTCGGCCATCGGCTAACTCTGAGCCCATATCATGCAATAGTAAATCGGTATAAGGCCAAATGATCTGGTTTGATAAATGTGGAGCTTCTTCGCTGCTTCGTGTTTTAAATCTAGGTTGGTGACATTGGTTACAACCTGATTGATAAAATAAATCGCGGCCTTTTTTCACGACGGCATCTAAACTATTACGACGTACTACGGGCGCTAAATCCCGATTAAAATTCGTGGTTAATATGAGTAGTTCTTCTGACAGCTCAACATCACCGTGCTCTTTCGTATTACCATTAATAATTGCATTACATCTGGACTGTTGAGCGCTGCAAGGTTGGTTCGGAAATACTGGATTACTAATTCCTATATCATTTTTAAAAGCCCCCGCAACAATCATTTTTAGTGTTGGCTTATTGGCTTTTAATCCAAAGCGGCCAATCACTGTTGCTTGCTTTTCTATATCCCATACTTTATTTAAACGCCCAGAAATGCCATCGTTATTAGCATCGTTCTCATCACTAAGAGCGTATAAATCTTTATCGTCTATTAGTTCTAGAAGACCCATGCCGTGAATGGCAGGAGCAACACGGATACTGTAGAGAGTATCCTCGCCAAAAGGGCCGTAGCCAAGGTCCGTCAATTTTAATCGAGGTTTGCGTAATTCAATTTGATGTTGATCAGGGTAGGTAAAAGTTTGAGTATCCCAATGGATATACACATAAGCTTCGGGTGCTACATCGTGTTTAAGCGTGCCTGGTTTTTGTGAGTGACGTAACTGATGTGCTAGGGAAACAGACTGCCCTTGAATTTGATCACCGTAAACAGGGTGAGGAATAACCCCTTCAATTTGCAATAACTTATAGTCGGAACCAGGCTTGCTTACGCGAATTAATGTGCTGCTTATAGGATTAGTATTGTTGTTCGGTATAAAGCCTTTACCGCCTTTTACATGGCAAGATAAGCATGTGCGTGCGTTATATATTGGGCCAAGACCATCACGAGCCGTTGTCACGGTGGGGGCTTTCACCCATGGCTGATTAGCTAAAGCTTTGCCCGCATGAAAAGCAGGTCTGAGTTGATCGTTTAAATTGGCAGCAGGTAATTGAAAGCTGGCGAACGGCTTATATGAAACAGTAGTATCACCACCGGGATTATTTTCTTCTACTGTTAATTTCGGAGCAATACGCGTTATATAATCTTTGTTTGATGCCTGCTCGCAGCCTAATAAAAACAGAAAACTGCTGGCTAACAATACATATGCTTTCATTTACTACCTACGGTTTTAACGTATGAACCACTTGAATATTCATTTCCTTAAAATAGCAGAAAGCCGAGCAGAGCTCGGCTTCATGAATCAATAAAATCCGTTTTATTGATAACGACTGAATATTAGCATTCAGTCGTTGGATCTTGCGTATCACAGTCAGAAGCTTTTGGATCTACCACTGTTCCCAATCCTAGCTGATTAGCTGCATCTTGAATTGCACGAGACTGAGCGTTCAAGGATATAATCGTTTTAGCCACTGGGTTGGTATCTGTTTTATTGGCATCCATAATTAATACATCAAAAGGCTTGCCGCCAGTACGGGCAGAAGTATCGATTGCGGTATAGTTAACTTCGGTTGTTGCCAGTGCAGCAGCAGCTGTCGTTGCAATACCTGATAGGCCAACCTCTGTTAGGTAGTCTTCGATGCCATAACCATCAACGGCTGTTAGGCCTGGGCTTACGATGTCAGCAGTCGTTGGATCTAGATCGTGATCGTAACCGGTATAAATCCCTGTGAAGCTGTTAGAAACACCTTCAGCATTTAACCAAATATCACGGTGTGTATTATCAGAGAAACAAGAATGCTCATCTTCTTGAGAGTTAGAAGAGAAAGCGATCTGCATACGTTCACCTGCTAGCTCACCTTCAGAAAGAGTGCCCATACCGGTAAGAATTTCAGTTAACTTTTTCTTTGCATCAGCGGCGTCAGCAATCGTAGTGAATGTTGCACGGTAGTTTATATCTGAACCCGTAGCCCATTCCGCTTGAACCGCTTCAAGGTCTGCAATTAACTTATCAACGACAACTTCAAGGTAAGCGTGACGACGAGCAGCAGTATCGCCAGCAGCATTAGAAACGAAATCAGCTAGCGGACGCTGGCCGCCTGTTGAACCGCTATTGATTGCTTCATCACGATCGCTACCATCGGTAGTGCGTGGATCAGGCGTCGACTCCGCCGCAATTGCTTGTTTAGCTGCAACCATCTGGTTAGCAGGGGCTTTTAAATCTTGACCCCATAATAAAAATTCGATGGCGTGGTAGCCTGTAATCACGTCATGCTCATCTTCTGCAGATAAAGTATTCTTTAGTAAATTTACATCAATGGTGACGTTCACATTACCAATAATGTTATTAGCTTGAGCGGCTTGTGCTTGAGCGGCTGTAATAGCCCCACCACCATTGATACCCGCATCGTTGCCGGTAATACCAACTTGGTCATCGCCAAAGTCAGTGGTATTGGTTTCAACATAATCGATTAACGCTTCACCTAGAGGCCAAGCGTTTAAGTCGCCTTCAACATCTAAAGAATCTACTGGGCTATTACGGAAGCGATACACTTCTGTTTGACCATATGGTTCACGAGAAATTAACCAAGCTTTTTTAGCCGCCGCTAATGTTTCGGTCGTTGGATCATCTTTTAATGCAGTTAACGCTACTTTAAGCGCTTTAGCCGTTACAACAGAATCTGTATAAGCAGCATAAGCAATTTCAGCATTTGTATCTAACACTAGCTGTGCTTTTTCTACATTAATTGCTGGAGCAGGAGTGTCGTTATTACTGTCATTGTCGCCACCACCACAGGCTATTAATAATGAAGCTGAAGTAATACAAGCAGCGAGCTTAAGAAATTTCATAGTGCTAGACCCTATATGATGGAAATTATTTTTAGTTGGCAAAGTATTACTGAGCAACATTTGAGCGACAAGGTAATACAAATGACAATGATTTGCAATAAGATTAACTTATGGTAAAGATGACATATGACAATAAGTCTCATTACTAATACGGAATAAATAGAGTAATATACGCACTAATTTTGAGTATTTTATTAAGGTATTAATGGCTATGAAAAAGGCAGTGGCTGGTC
Protein-coding sequences here:
- a CDS encoding putative thiol oxidoreductase, with translation MKAYVLLASSFLFLLGCEQASNKDYITRIAPKLTVEENNPGGDTTVSYKPFASFQLPAANLNDQLRPAFHAGKALANQPWVKAPTVTTARDGLGPIYNARTCLSCHVKGGKGFIPNNNTNPISSTLIRVSKPGSDYKLLQIEGVIPHPVYGDQIQGQSVSLAHQLRHSQKPGTLKHDVAPEAYVYIHWDTQTFTYPDQHQIELRKPRLKLTDLGYGPFGEDTLYSIRVAPAIHGMGLLELIDDKDLYALSDENDANNDGISGRLNKVWDIEKQATVIGRFGLKANKPTLKMIVAGAFKNDIGISNPVFPNQPCSAQQSRCNAIINGNTKEHGDVELSEELLILTTNFNRDLAPVVRRNSLDAVVKKGRDLFYQSGCNQCHQPRFKTRSSEEAPHLSNQIIWPYTDLLLHDMGSELADGRPDFLATGHEWRTAPLWGVGLLQQVNGSNALLHDGRARTVEEAILWHGGEASLTKARFIQLVKTEREALIKFVNSL